The nucleotide sequence GAAATAAATTTATTTAACAAATTTAGAGAAAAAATCTTTTTTATTTTTACTGACTTAAATAAAGCAAATGAAAGACCATAATTGGTTTGAAAGTCACCCCATAAATACTTCTATGGAAGAGATTTTACTTTGTTACCTTAAATTAACACGAAATTCTTTAATTGCCCTTTTTATGGTTCAGCAACTCAAGCAATCCTTTTACATCCTTTGAAGCAGATTGGTTTTCTTCCTGAATGGTGAGATACACTTCTTTTCGATGGATCTCTACATGCTTGGGTGCCTCTATACCAAGCTTTATCTGATCTCCTTTGACGGCCAAAACAGTGATTTCAATATCCGTGCCTATTTTAATTGACTCACCTATTTTACGTGTCAAGACTAACATCGTCTCACCCCTTCTTCTCTTGTTTCTCAGGGAAAATGGCATGCCTTGTTTTATAATTTGTGTTGTTTAAAATGACCTGTTTTCCCCTGTTGTTTGCATGGTTAAGTATAATAGGGGCCTGAAGGTTAGCCGTTGTTTCTTGAAAAGTTTCTTTCACCGTCAAAATGACTAAAACTTGTACGTTTTCAGTCGTTTCAAGATCTAACTGTTCCGCTACAGAGTCTTCCAGCGTAAAATCGTAGTCTTTAAAAAAAGCAAATGGGTTAGCAACTACAAATCCTAAATCAGGAGTTTGAACTGACTGCAAAATATAAAAAATTTCATTGTCTGGTAAGGATAAGAGCGTGAATCTCT is from Bacillus sp. PK3_68 and encodes:
- the csrA gene encoding carbon storage regulator CsrA, with product MLVLTRKIGESIKIGTDIEITVLAVKGDQIKLGIEAPKHVEIHRKEVYLTIQEENQSASKDVKGLLELLNHKKGN
- the fliW gene encoding flagellar assembly protein FliW; translation: MDIQTKYHGNIIIENKDIWHFDSGIPGFDTEKRFTLLSLPDNEIFYILQSVQTPDLGFVVANPFAFFKDYDFTLEDSVAEQLDLETTENVQVLVILTVKETFQETTANLQAPIILNHANNRGKQVILNNTNYKTRHAIFPEKQEKKG